In the Clostridium beijerinckii genome, one interval contains:
- a CDS encoding chemotaxis protein CheA yields MDTREPMLEMFIFETFDMIEQLQQLIIDSEKNKRLETEAINEIFRIMHTIKGSSGMMMFDNISNLSHTIEDLFYFIRESKPGKIDYSKLTDLVLEGSDLIKIETEKINNNKDTDGDFTLFIEKVKGFLKLLKTYDENSEDSGNGGSDELVSEEDVEQKYYLSTDRVNSNLNLFSATLFFDEECDMENIRCFTVVHQLKEISEVSYYYPEDIIENNDTCEIIKKQGFKIFFKTNQSIEDIRTLLMENAFLNNVDINKFYSEIEFSEQFSKKNEKPQEDIIKSINNIVNDTNDNEKVASKSLSYKQSLISVDVNKLDKLMDLVGELVISEAMVTKNPEISELQLDSFNKAARQHRKRLSDLQDVVMSIRMVSLAPTLTKMNRIVRDMCKKLNKEVELEIIGQETEVDKNIIEHIGDPLMHIVRNSMDHGIETKEERLVNGKPSIGKITIEAKNTGGEVWIIIKDNGKGLNKDKILKKAKDNGLLKVKENDLTDREIYSMIFLPGFSTKENVTEFSGRGVGMDVVTKEIEKIRGIVTVDSIPGEETTTSIKIPLTLAIIDGMTIKVGKSVFTIPVTSIRQSFIIKKEDIIRDIDNNEMILIRGECYSILKLHEFYNIKTNVVNIEDGIVIMVEDQGKAKCIFADELIGEQQVVIKALPEYIKKVKAISGCSLLGDATISLILDISEIVNL; encoded by the coding sequence CACACAATTAAAGGTTCTTCTGGGATGATGATGTTTGATAACATTTCTAATCTTTCTCACACTATAGAAGATTTATTCTATTTTATTAGAGAATCAAAGCCAGGGAAAATAGATTATTCAAAACTTACAGATTTAGTTTTAGAAGGAAGCGATTTAATAAAAATAGAAACAGAAAAAATAAATAATAATAAAGACACAGATGGAGATTTTACTTTATTTATAGAGAAAGTTAAGGGGTTTTTAAAACTCCTTAAAACATACGATGAAAATTCAGAAGATTCGGGAAATGGCGGGTCAGATGAATTAGTAAGTGAGGAAGATGTAGAACAAAAATATTACTTAAGCACTGATAGGGTAAATTCGAACCTTAATTTATTTAGTGCTACTTTGTTTTTTGATGAAGAATGTGATATGGAGAATATAAGATGCTTTACTGTTGTGCATCAGCTTAAAGAGATTTCTGAAGTTTCATATTATTATCCTGAAGATATTATTGAAAATAATGATACGTGTGAAATTATAAAGAAGCAGGGATTTAAAATATTTTTCAAGACAAATCAAAGTATTGAGGATATTAGAACACTTTTGATGGAAAATGCTTTTTTGAATAATGTTGATATAAACAAATTTTATAGTGAAATTGAATTCAGTGAGCAATTTAGTAAGAAGAACGAAAAACCACAAGAAGATATTATAAAGTCAATTAATAATATAGTTAATGATACAAATGACAATGAGAAAGTAGCTTCTAAAAGCTTATCGTATAAACAAAGTTTAATTAGCGTAGATGTAAATAAATTAGATAAGTTAATGGATTTAGTAGGAGAATTAGTTATTTCAGAAGCGATGGTAACTAAAAATCCAGAAATATCTGAATTGCAATTGGATAGTTTTAATAAGGCAGCGAGGCAGCATAGAAAAAGGCTTTCTGATCTTCAAGATGTTGTTATGTCAATAAGAATGGTATCACTTGCCCCGACATTAACTAAAATGAATAGAATAGTTAGAGATATGTGTAAGAAATTGAATAAGGAAGTAGAACTTGAAATAATAGGACAAGAGACAGAAGTAGATAAAAATATAATTGAGCATATAGGTGATCCATTAATGCATATAGTAAGAAATTCAATGGACCATGGAATAGAAACCAAAGAAGAGAGGTTAGTAAATGGGAAACCTTCAATTGGAAAAATAACTATTGAGGCTAAAAACACTGGTGGAGAAGTTTGGATTATTATAAAAGATAATGGTAAAGGCCTTAATAAAGATAAGATATTAAAAAAGGCAAAAGATAATGGACTACTAAAAGTAAAGGAAAACGATTTGACAGATAGAGAGATATATTCAATGATTTTTCTACCTGGTTTCTCAACCAAGGAAAATGTTACAGAATTTTCAGGACGTGGGGTTGGAATGGATGTGGTTACAAAGGAGATTGAAAAAATCAGGGGGATTGTGACAGTCGATAGTATACCTGGTGAAGAAACAACAACTTCTATAAAAATTCCATTAACTCTTGCGATTATTGATGGCATGACAATAAAGGTAGGAAAATCAGTTTTTACTATTCCTGTTACTTCAATAAGGCAATCATTCATTATAAAAAAGGAAGATATTATAAGAGATATAGATAATAATGAAATGATATTAATAAGAGGAGAATGTTATTCTATATTAAAGCTTCATGAGTTCTATAATATAAAAACTAATGTAGTAAATATAGAAGATGGTATTGTAATTATGGTTGAAGATCAAGGTAAAGCAAAATGTATTTTCGCAGATGAACTTATTGGAGAGCAACAAGTTGTTATTAAGGCACTTCCAGAATATATAAAAAAGGTGAAAGCAATAAGTGGTTGTTCATTATTGGGAGATGCAACTATAAGCTTAATATTAGATATATCTGAAATTGTTAACTTATAA